The genomic region ATTATTAAGGGCAAAATACGGGCAGGTCGTCGAAATGCACGGCGTTCTTGCAAGGTATAATGAGGAGTACGACGCCTATAACCTCCTGGTGACGAGAAACACCGTGGTGAAGCCGGTCAAGACTTAAAGGCGTCTCCTATCCGCTCAAAGATGTTTTTGTCTTTATTCTTGCCCGCCTTTTCCTCAGCGGCAAGCTCCTGGTAGAGCTTTCTTTGCTTATCAGTGAGCTTAGTGGGTATCTTTACGACCACTTTTACGTGCATGTCGCCCCTACCCCTTGAGCGCAGGCTCGGGAAGCCCTCCCCCTTAAGCCGAAAAGTGGTATCGGTTTGAGTGCCAGGGGGTATCTTCAGCTTTGCCCTGCCGTTGAGAGTCTCAACCTCGACCTCATCGCCAAGCACGGCCTGAGCGACCGTGATAGGCAACACGCACAGGATGTCATCGCCATAGCGCTGGAAGTAGGGATGGGACTTTACGTGGACCACCACGTAGAGGTCGCCTGGCGGCATGCCGTTAGAGCCGGCCTCGCCCTCGCCGCTTATTCGAAGCTGAAGCCCCTCCTCGACGCCCGCCGGTATCTTCACCATGAGCTTTCGGACGTGGCGGGACTTGCCCGTGCCACGGCACTCCGGGCATGGGGTGTCAAACGTCCTGCCCCTGCCATGGCACTTGCCACATGTGCTCACCCGCACCATCTGGCCGAACAGGCTCTGGGTAACCTGCCTGACCTGTCCCGTGCCCCCACAGGCTGAACACGTATTGACCCTTGTCCCTGGCTTAGCGCCCGAGCCATGGCACGTCTCGCACGTATCCATCCTCGGGAAGACTATCTCC from Methanocella conradii HZ254 harbors:
- the dnaJ gene encoding molecular chaperone DnaJ, giving the protein MAEKRDYYEVLGVDRSASIDDIKKAYRKLAMKYHPDMNKEPGAEEKFKEISEAYAVLSDEQKRSQYDRFGHAGMQGYTDADFYNSATFSDIFREMGFGNYDSIFEMFFGGRGRRESGRGADLRYDIEIDFKEAAFGAEKEIVFPRMDTCETCHGSGAKPGTRVNTCSACGGTGQVRQVTQSLFGQMVRVSTCGKCHGRGRTFDTPCPECRGTGKSRHVRKLMVKIPAGVEEGLQLRISGEGEAGSNGMPPGDLYVVVHVKSHPYFQRYGDDILCVLPITVAQAVLGDEVEVETLNGRAKLKIPPGTQTDTTFRLKGEGFPSLRSRGRGDMHVKVVVKIPTKLTDKQRKLYQELAAEEKAGKNKDKNIFERIGDAFKS